A genomic region of Papaver somniferum cultivar HN1 chromosome 7, ASM357369v1, whole genome shotgun sequence contains the following coding sequences:
- the LOC113293804 gene encoding uncharacterized protein LOC113293804 isoform X2 has protein sequence MILDAYLTGGAKKMFVQIPERGRFLFFLFSKVIIEISCENLASSKDLIVMDSNLNWRLQMLAVCGTVNFLLQLEFCLFHEIAVHSFGSLVVTQIHFVSFECVFKVLMFNTFTILHHGFLYLQSWSLFHIVIWIHMDQGTWFNQRVGTSAFFGLTSSQMSQVASSAGDFSYENLIFVLIPSLVYHSDFSAIHLTVLLCITDADIVDERTLTVTMAARTGNLSHLAKSLVWRLRSGDATAFILSELWEIRAMEKKHKQWLPKPTEVNLLVCTDAHLHLNVLIFEAYVRFSISDGVAYYVENYCNTRSQNFNVNYFYMLLTQLPSCTTDFTKLVND, from the exons ATGATACTCGATGCTTATTTGACCGGG GGTGCGAAGAAGATGTTTGTTCAAATACCTGAGAGAGGTAGATTTTTGTTCTTCCTGTTTTCTAAAGTAATTATTGAGATTAGCTGTGAAAACCTTGCAAGCTCAAAGGATTTAATCGTTATGGACAGCAACTTGAATT GGCGTCTTCAAATGCTTGCGGTGTGCGGAACAGTAAATTTTCTGTTGCAGCTGGAGTTTTGTTTGTTTCATGAGATTGCAGTTCATTCTTTCGGATCGTTGGTAGTCACTCAGATCCATTTCGTGAGTTTTGAATGTGTCTTTAAGGTTCTTATGTTCAATACTTTCACAATACTTCACCATGGGTTCTTATATCTGCAATCATGGAGTCTTTTTCATATTGTGATATGGATCCATATGGATCAGGGTACTTGGTTTAACCAACGTGTTGGAACTAGTGCATTTTTTGGGCTGACATCTTCGCAAATGTCTCAGGTGGCCAGTTCAGCTGGTGATTTTTCTTATGAGAACTTGATTTTTGTGTTGATTCCTAGCTTGGTGTACCACTCAGACTTTTCGGCTATACATTTAACTGTTCTCCTGTGTATTACTGATGCTGACATTGTTGATGAGAGGACACTAACTGTTACAATGGCTGCAAGAACTGGAAATTTGAGTCACTTGGCTAAGAGTTTAGTGTGGAGATTGCGTAGTGGTGATGCTACAGCATTCATACTTTCTGAATTGTGGGAGATTCGTGCAATGGAAAAAAAGCACAAACAATGGTTGCCAAAACCTACAGAAGTTAACCTGCTTGTTTGTACTGATGCTCATCTCCATCTAAATGTGCTTATATTCGAGGCCTATGTGAGATTTTCGATTAGTGACGGCGTTGCATACTATGTGGAGAATTACTGCAACACAAGAAGTCAGAATTTCAatgttaattatttttatatgCTTCTTACACAATTGCCTTCCTGCACAACCGACTTCACCAAGCTGGTTAATGATTAG
- the LOC113293804 gene encoding uncharacterized protein LOC113293804 isoform X3, with the protein MILDAYLTGGAKKMFVQIPERGRLQMLAVCGTVNFLLQLEFCLFHEIAVHSFGSLVVTQIHFVSFECVFKVLMFNTFTILHHGFLYLQSWSLFHIVIWIHMDQGTWFNQRVGTSAFFGLTSSQMSQVASSAGDFSYENLIFVLIPSLVYHSDFSAIHLTVLLCITDADIVDERTLTVTMAARTGNLSHLAKSLVWRLRSGDATAFILSELWEIRAMEKKHKQWLPKPTEVNLLVCTDAHLHLNVLIFEAYVRFSISDGVAYYVENYCNTRSQNFNVNYFYMLLTQLPSCTTDFTKLVND; encoded by the exons ATGATACTCGATGCTTATTTGACCGGG GGTGCGAAGAAGATGTTTGTTCAAATACCTGAGAGAG GGCGTCTTCAAATGCTTGCGGTGTGCGGAACAGTAAATTTTCTGTTGCAGCTGGAGTTTTGTTTGTTTCATGAGATTGCAGTTCATTCTTTCGGATCGTTGGTAGTCACTCAGATCCATTTCGTGAGTTTTGAATGTGTCTTTAAGGTTCTTATGTTCAATACTTTCACAATACTTCACCATGGGTTCTTATATCTGCAATCATGGAGTCTTTTTCATATTGTGATATGGATCCATATGGATCAGGGTACTTGGTTTAACCAACGTGTTGGAACTAGTGCATTTTTTGGGCTGACATCTTCGCAAATGTCTCAGGTGGCCAGTTCAGCTGGTGATTTTTCTTATGAGAACTTGATTTTTGTGTTGATTCCTAGCTTGGTGTACCACTCAGACTTTTCGGCTATACATTTAACTGTTCTCCTGTGTATTACTGATGCTGACATTGTTGATGAGAGGACACTAACTGTTACAATGGCTGCAAGAACTGGAAATTTGAGTCACTTGGCTAAGAGTTTAGTGTGGAGATTGCGTAGTGGTGATGCTACAGCATTCATACTTTCTGAATTGTGGGAGATTCGTGCAATGGAAAAAAAGCACAAACAATGGTTGCCAAAACCTACAGAAGTTAACCTGCTTGTTTGTACTGATGCTCATCTCCATCTAAATGTGCTTATATTCGAGGCCTATGTGAGATTTTCGATTAGTGACGGCGTTGCATACTATGTGGAGAATTACTGCAACACAAGAAGTCAGAATTTCAatgttaattatttttatatgCTTCTTACACAATTGCCTTCCTGCACAACCGACTTCACCAAGCTGGTTAATGATTAG
- the LOC113293804 gene encoding uncharacterized protein LOC113293804 isoform X1, giving the protein MLDKTFEIDIVCLKRKNVSSVKSLIDGRVFDRGKEFGTNPACSTGGCEFSLGLPASCLFVLHVCSFLRDANKRNLDYNMFLRHGFRSHASSMNYILLVFKTGDIGDVFLGRLQMLAVCGTVNFLLQLEFCLFHEIAVHSFGSLVVTQIHFVSFECVFKVLMFNTFTILHHGFLYLQSWSLFHIVIWIHMDQGTWFNQRVGTSAFFGLTSSQMSQVASSAGDFSYENLIFVLIPSLVYHSDFSAIHLTVLLCITDADIVDERTLTVTMAARTGNLSHLAKSLVWRLRSGDATAFILSELWEIRAMEKKHKQWLPKPTEVNLLVCTDAHLHLNVLIFEAYVRFSISDGVAYYVENYCNTRSQNFNVNYFYMLLTQLPSCTTDFTKLVND; this is encoded by the coding sequence ATGCTTGATAAAACATTTGAAATAGATATTGTATGCCTCAAGAGAAAAAATGTTTCCAGTGTGAAATCCTTAATTGATGGTAGAGTATTTGATCGCGGAAAAGAATTCGGAACCAATCCTGCATGCTCTACTGGTGGCTGTGAATTTAGTTTGGGTTTACCTGCTTCTTGTTTATTTGTTCTACATGTTTGTTCATTTTTAAGGGATGCAAACAAGAGGAATTTAGATTATAATATGTTTCTTAGACATGGGTTTCGATCACATGCATCCTCTATGAATTATATCTTGTTAGTGTTCAAAACTGGTGATATTGGTGATGTTTTTCTAGGGCGTCTTCAAATGCTTGCGGTGTGCGGAACAGTAAATTTTCTGTTGCAGCTGGAGTTTTGTTTGTTTCATGAGATTGCAGTTCATTCTTTCGGATCGTTGGTAGTCACTCAGATCCATTTCGTGAGTTTTGAATGTGTCTTTAAGGTTCTTATGTTCAATACTTTCACAATACTTCACCATGGGTTCTTATATCTGCAATCATGGAGTCTTTTTCATATTGTGATATGGATCCATATGGATCAGGGTACTTGGTTTAACCAACGTGTTGGAACTAGTGCATTTTTTGGGCTGACATCTTCGCAAATGTCTCAGGTGGCCAGTTCAGCTGGTGATTTTTCTTATGAGAACTTGATTTTTGTGTTGATTCCTAGCTTGGTGTACCACTCAGACTTTTCGGCTATACATTTAACTGTTCTCCTGTGTATTACTGATGCTGACATTGTTGATGAGAGGACACTAACTGTTACAATGGCTGCAAGAACTGGAAATTTGAGTCACTTGGCTAAGAGTTTAGTGTGGAGATTGCGTAGTGGTGATGCTACAGCATTCATACTTTCTGAATTGTGGGAGATTCGTGCAATGGAAAAAAAGCACAAACAATGGTTGCCAAAACCTACAGAAGTTAACCTGCTTGTTTGTACTGATGCTCATCTCCATCTAAATGTGCTTATATTCGAGGCCTATGTGAGATTTTCGATTAGTGACGGCGTTGCATACTATGTGGAGAATTACTGCAACACAAGAAGTCAGAATTTCAatgttaattatttttatatgCTTCTTACACAATTGCCTTCCTGCACAACCGACTTCACCAAGCTGGTTAATGATTAG